From one Lycium ferocissimum isolate CSIRO_LF1 chromosome 7, AGI_CSIRO_Lferr_CH_V1, whole genome shotgun sequence genomic stretch:
- the LOC132064002 gene encoding vacuolar protein 8-like isoform X2, with product MIVTAPTTLTFLGEILLSSSIASDRLPLLHIMVDEIGNLSVEEWLSRAQELVPVALEKAREVKGFPGRWKMIISKLEQIPNRLSDLSSHPFFSKNALCKEQLQTVSKTLNEAVELAEKCVKEKYEGKLRMQSDLDALTGRLDLNLRDCGLLIKSGVLGEVTLPSSVASTSATPEAAVHGNLRELLARLQIGHLEAKHKALDNLLEVMKEDEKNVLAVLGRSNIAALVQLLTATSPRMREKTVTVICSLAESGSCEDWLVSEGVLPPLIRLVESGTTVSKEKATISLQRLSMTAETARSIVGHGGIRPLIDICRTGDSVSQAAAACTLKNISAVPEVRQALAEEGIIKVMINLLDCGILLGSKEYAAECLQNLTSGNDDLRRSVVSEGGIRSLLAYLDGPLPQESAVGALRNLVGSVSMDVLISLGLLPRLVHVLKSGSLGAQQAAASAVCRICASTEMKRLLGEAGCIPLLIKMLEAKVNGVREVAAQAIASLMSLAHNCREVKRDDKSVPNLVQLLDPAPQNTAKKYAVACLSLLSSSKKCKKLMISYGAIGYLKKLTEMDIPGAKKLLERLERGKLRSLFSRK from the exons ATGATTGTAACTGCTCCAACAACTTTAACTTTTCTAGGAGAAA TTCTACTCAGCAGTAGTATAGCATCTGATCGCTTGCCTCTACTTCATATCATGGTGGATGAGATTGGTAACTTGTCGGTTGAAGAATGGCTCTCGCGTGCACAGGAGCTTGTGCCTGTGGCACTTGAGAAGGCAAGAGAGGTTAAAGGATTCCCTGGTAGATGGAAGATGATTATTTCAAAATTGGAACAGATCCCAAACCGGCTATCTGATTTGTCTAGCCACCCTTTCTTCTCAAAGAATGCTCTTTGTAAGGAGCaattgcagacagtgtcgaagACGTTAAATGAAGCTGTTGAATTAGCAGAGAAGTGTGTGAAAGAGAAGTACGAGGGAAAACTTCGGATGCAAAGTGATTTAGATGCATTGACAGGGAGATTGGATTTGAATTTACGTGATTGTGGGCTCTTAATCAAGTCTGGAGTGCTTGGTGAGGTTACTTTGCCATCATCTGTTGCGAGCACATCCGCGACACCTGAGGCGGCAGTACATGGAAATTTACGAGAATTGCTTGCTCGGCTTCAGATTGGCCACTTGGAGGCTAAACATAAGGCTCTTGATAACCTTCTTGAAGTCATGAAAGAAGATGAGAAAAATGTTTTGGCTGTCCTAGGTCGAAGCAATATCGCGGCTCTAGTCCAATTATTAACTGCTACTTCTCCTCGAATGAGGGAGAAAACCGTAACTGTAATTTGCTCGCTTGCAGAATCCGGGAGTTGTGAGGATTGGCTTGTTTCAGAAGGTGTTCTCCCTCCTCTTATACGTCTTGTTGAATCAGGTACAACTGTGAGTAAAGAGAAGGCCACCATTTCTCTCCAGAGATTGTCGATGACAGCAGAAACAGCTCGTTCTATTGTCGGACATGGCGGGATTAGGCCTCTAATTGACATCTGCCGGACCGGTGACTCTGTTTCACAGGCGGCTGCTGCTTGTACCCTAAAAAATATATCTGCTGTTCCAGAAGTTCGACAAGCTCTAGCTGAAGAAGGAATCATAAAAGTTATGATAAATCTCCTCGATTGTGGAATACTGTTGGGATCTAAAGAGTATGCAGCTGAATGCTTGCAAAATCTTACTTCCGGCAATGACGATCTCCGAAGATCAGTTGTATCAGAGGGTGGAATCAGAAGCCTGTTGGCATACTTAGATGGTCCGCTGCCCCAAGAGTCAGCTGTAGGGGCTTTGAGAAATTTGGTTGGGTCTGTGTCAATGGACGTTTTAATCTCGCTTGGTCTCCTTCCAAGGTTGGTTCATGTCCTTAAGTCGGGATCACTTGGTGCACAACAGGCTGCTGCATCAGCAGTTTGTAGAATTTGCGCCTCAACTGAGATGAAGAGACTTTTGGGTGAAGCTGGATGTATTCCTCTCCTTATTAAGATGCTGGAAGCTAAAGTAAATGGGGTGAGGGAGGTTGCCGCTCAAGCCATTGCTAGCTTAATGTCCCTTGCGCATAATTGCAGGGAAGTCAAGAGAGACGATAAAAGCGTGCCAAATTTGGTTCAGCTTCTTGATCCAGCTCCTCAAAACACTGCTAAGAAGTATGCTGTTGCTTGCCTTTCCTTGCTTTCCTCGAGCaagaaatgcaagaaactaATGATTTCCTATGGAGCAATTGGATATCTAAAGAAGCTTACTGAGATGGATATTCCAGGTGCAAAGAAGCTCCTTGAACGCTTGGAAAGAGGGAAGTTGAGAAGCTTGTTTAGCAGAAAATAG
- the LOC132064002 gene encoding vacuolar protein 8-like isoform X3, whose product MVLLSSSIASDRLPLLHIMVDEIGNLSVEEWLSRAQELVPVALEKAREVKGFPGRWKMIISKLEQIPNRLSDLSSHPFFSKNALCKEQLQTVSKTLNEAVELAEKCVKEKYEGKLRMQSDLDALTGRLDLNLRDCGLLIKSGVLGEVTLPSSVASTSATPEAAVHGNLRELLARLQIGHLEAKHKALDNLLEVMKEDEKNVLAVLGRSNIAALVQLLTATSPRMREKTVTVICSLAESGSCEDWLVSEGVLPPLIRLVESGTTVSKEKATISLQRLSMTAETARSIVGHGGIRPLIDICRTGDSVSQAAAACTLKNISAVPEVRQALAEEGIIKVMINLLDCGILLGSKEYAAECLQNLTSGNDDLRRSVVSEGGIRSLLAYLDGPLPQESAVGALRNLVGSVSMDVLISLGLLPRLVHVLKSGSLGAQQAAASAVCRICASTEMKRLLGEAGCIPLLIKMLEAKVNGVREVAAQAIASLMSLAHNCREVKRDDKSVPNLVQLLDPAPQNTAKKYAVACLSLLSSSKKCKKLMISYGAIGYLKKLTEMDIPGAKKLLERLERGKLRSLFSRK is encoded by the exons ATGG TTCTACTCAGCAGTAGTATAGCATCTGATCGCTTGCCTCTACTTCATATCATGGTGGATGAGATTGGTAACTTGTCGGTTGAAGAATGGCTCTCGCGTGCACAGGAGCTTGTGCCTGTGGCACTTGAGAAGGCAAGAGAGGTTAAAGGATTCCCTGGTAGATGGAAGATGATTATTTCAAAATTGGAACAGATCCCAAACCGGCTATCTGATTTGTCTAGCCACCCTTTCTTCTCAAAGAATGCTCTTTGTAAGGAGCaattgcagacagtgtcgaagACGTTAAATGAAGCTGTTGAATTAGCAGAGAAGTGTGTGAAAGAGAAGTACGAGGGAAAACTTCGGATGCAAAGTGATTTAGATGCATTGACAGGGAGATTGGATTTGAATTTACGTGATTGTGGGCTCTTAATCAAGTCTGGAGTGCTTGGTGAGGTTACTTTGCCATCATCTGTTGCGAGCACATCCGCGACACCTGAGGCGGCAGTACATGGAAATTTACGAGAATTGCTTGCTCGGCTTCAGATTGGCCACTTGGAGGCTAAACATAAGGCTCTTGATAACCTTCTTGAAGTCATGAAAGAAGATGAGAAAAATGTTTTGGCTGTCCTAGGTCGAAGCAATATCGCGGCTCTAGTCCAATTATTAACTGCTACTTCTCCTCGAATGAGGGAGAAAACCGTAACTGTAATTTGCTCGCTTGCAGAATCCGGGAGTTGTGAGGATTGGCTTGTTTCAGAAGGTGTTCTCCCTCCTCTTATACGTCTTGTTGAATCAGGTACAACTGTGAGTAAAGAGAAGGCCACCATTTCTCTCCAGAGATTGTCGATGACAGCAGAAACAGCTCGTTCTATTGTCGGACATGGCGGGATTAGGCCTCTAATTGACATCTGCCGGACCGGTGACTCTGTTTCACAGGCGGCTGCTGCTTGTACCCTAAAAAATATATCTGCTGTTCCAGAAGTTCGACAAGCTCTAGCTGAAGAAGGAATCATAAAAGTTATGATAAATCTCCTCGATTGTGGAATACTGTTGGGATCTAAAGAGTATGCAGCTGAATGCTTGCAAAATCTTACTTCCGGCAATGACGATCTCCGAAGATCAGTTGTATCAGAGGGTGGAATCAGAAGCCTGTTGGCATACTTAGATGGTCCGCTGCCCCAAGAGTCAGCTGTAGGGGCTTTGAGAAATTTGGTTGGGTCTGTGTCAATGGACGTTTTAATCTCGCTTGGTCTCCTTCCAAGGTTGGTTCATGTCCTTAAGTCGGGATCACTTGGTGCACAACAGGCTGCTGCATCAGCAGTTTGTAGAATTTGCGCCTCAACTGAGATGAAGAGACTTTTGGGTGAAGCTGGATGTATTCCTCTCCTTATTAAGATGCTGGAAGCTAAAGTAAATGGGGTGAGGGAGGTTGCCGCTCAAGCCATTGCTAGCTTAATGTCCCTTGCGCATAATTGCAGGGAAGTCAAGAGAGACGATAAAAGCGTGCCAAATTTGGTTCAGCTTCTTGATCCAGCTCCTCAAAACACTGCTAAGAAGTATGCTGTTGCTTGCCTTTCCTTGCTTTCCTCGAGCaagaaatgcaagaaactaATGATTTCCTATGGAGCAATTGGATATCTAAAGAAGCTTACTGAGATGGATATTCCAGGTGCAAAGAAGCTCCTTGAACGCTTGGAAAGAGGGAAGTTGAGAAGCTTGTTTAGCAGAAAATAG
- the LOC132064002 gene encoding vacuolar protein 8-like isoform X1 — translation MVDEIGNLSVEEWLSRAQELVPVALEKAREVKGFPGRWKMIISKLEQIPNRLSDLSSHPFFSKNALCKEQLQTVSKTLNEAVELAEKCVKEKYEGKLRMQSDLDALTGRLDLNLRDCGLLIKSGVLGEVTLPSSVASTSATPEAAVHGNLRELLARLQIGHLEAKHKALDNLLEVMKEDEKNVLAVLGRSNIAALVQLLTATSPRMREKTVTVICSLAESGSCEDWLVSEGVLPPLIRLVESGTTVSKEKATISLQRLSMTAETARSIVGHGGIRPLIDICRTGDSVSQAAAACTLKNISAVPEVRQALAEEGIIKVMINLLDCGILLGSKEYAAECLQNLTSGNDDLRRSVVSEGGIRSLLAYLDGPLPQESAVGALRNLVGSVSMDVLISLGLLPRLVHVLKSGSLGAQQAAASAVCRICASTEMKRLLGEAGCIPLLIKMLEAKVNGVREVAAQAIASLMSLAHNCREVKRDDKSVPNLVQLLDPAPQNTAKKYAVACLSLLSSSKKCKKLMISYGAIGYLKKLTEMDIPGAKKLLERLERGKLRSLFSRK, via the coding sequence ATGGTGGATGAGATTGGTAACTTGTCGGTTGAAGAATGGCTCTCGCGTGCACAGGAGCTTGTGCCTGTGGCACTTGAGAAGGCAAGAGAGGTTAAAGGATTCCCTGGTAGATGGAAGATGATTATTTCAAAATTGGAACAGATCCCAAACCGGCTATCTGATTTGTCTAGCCACCCTTTCTTCTCAAAGAATGCTCTTTGTAAGGAGCaattgcagacagtgtcgaagACGTTAAATGAAGCTGTTGAATTAGCAGAGAAGTGTGTGAAAGAGAAGTACGAGGGAAAACTTCGGATGCAAAGTGATTTAGATGCATTGACAGGGAGATTGGATTTGAATTTACGTGATTGTGGGCTCTTAATCAAGTCTGGAGTGCTTGGTGAGGTTACTTTGCCATCATCTGTTGCGAGCACATCCGCGACACCTGAGGCGGCAGTACATGGAAATTTACGAGAATTGCTTGCTCGGCTTCAGATTGGCCACTTGGAGGCTAAACATAAGGCTCTTGATAACCTTCTTGAAGTCATGAAAGAAGATGAGAAAAATGTTTTGGCTGTCCTAGGTCGAAGCAATATCGCGGCTCTAGTCCAATTATTAACTGCTACTTCTCCTCGAATGAGGGAGAAAACCGTAACTGTAATTTGCTCGCTTGCAGAATCCGGGAGTTGTGAGGATTGGCTTGTTTCAGAAGGTGTTCTCCCTCCTCTTATACGTCTTGTTGAATCAGGTACAACTGTGAGTAAAGAGAAGGCCACCATTTCTCTCCAGAGATTGTCGATGACAGCAGAAACAGCTCGTTCTATTGTCGGACATGGCGGGATTAGGCCTCTAATTGACATCTGCCGGACCGGTGACTCTGTTTCACAGGCGGCTGCTGCTTGTACCCTAAAAAATATATCTGCTGTTCCAGAAGTTCGACAAGCTCTAGCTGAAGAAGGAATCATAAAAGTTATGATAAATCTCCTCGATTGTGGAATACTGTTGGGATCTAAAGAGTATGCAGCTGAATGCTTGCAAAATCTTACTTCCGGCAATGACGATCTCCGAAGATCAGTTGTATCAGAGGGTGGAATCAGAAGCCTGTTGGCATACTTAGATGGTCCGCTGCCCCAAGAGTCAGCTGTAGGGGCTTTGAGAAATTTGGTTGGGTCTGTGTCAATGGACGTTTTAATCTCGCTTGGTCTCCTTCCAAGGTTGGTTCATGTCCTTAAGTCGGGATCACTTGGTGCACAACAGGCTGCTGCATCAGCAGTTTGTAGAATTTGCGCCTCAACTGAGATGAAGAGACTTTTGGGTGAAGCTGGATGTATTCCTCTCCTTATTAAGATGCTGGAAGCTAAAGTAAATGGGGTGAGGGAGGTTGCCGCTCAAGCCATTGCTAGCTTAATGTCCCTTGCGCATAATTGCAGGGAAGTCAAGAGAGACGATAAAAGCGTGCCAAATTTGGTTCAGCTTCTTGATCCAGCTCCTCAAAACACTGCTAAGAAGTATGCTGTTGCTTGCCTTTCCTTGCTTTCCTCGAGCaagaaatgcaagaaactaATGATTTCCTATGGAGCAATTGGATATCTAAAGAAGCTTACTGAGATGGATATTCCAGGTGCAAAGAAGCTCCTTGAACGCTTGGAAAGAGGGAAGTTGAGAAGCTTGTTTAGCAGAAAATAG
- the LOC132064006 gene encoding peroxisomal membrane protein 11D: MSGLDAARAELALAVLYLNKAEARDKICRAIQYGSKFLSNGEPGTAQNVDKTTSLARKVFRLFKFINDLHGLISPPAPGTPLPLILLGKSKNALLSTFLFLDQFVWLGRTGIYKNKERTELLGRISLFCWMGSSICTTLVEIGELGRLSASMKKLEKELKSSEKYKNEQYRSKLQKSNERSLALIKAGIDIVVAVGLLQLAPKKVTPRVTGAFGFVSSLISCYQLLPAPPKAKTP; this comes from the exons ATGAGCGGCCTAGATGCAGCCAGAGCAGAACTTGCCCTTGCAGTTTTGTACTTAAACAAAGCAGAGGCAAGGGACAAAATATGTAGGGCAATACAATATGGTTCAAAATTCCTGAGTAATGGAGAGCCTGGCACTGCTCAAAATGTTGACAAAACAACTAGCTTAGCAAGGAAAGTATTCCGTCTTTTCAAG TTTATAAATGATCTGCATGGGCTTATTAGTCCACCTGCCCCAGGAACCCCACTTCCACTCATCTTGCTGGGAAAG TCAAAAAATGCATTGCTATCGACTTTCTTGTTTCTGGATCAATTCGTGTGGCTTGGAAGGACAGGCATTTACAag AACAAAGAACGCACTGAGTTACTTGGCAGGATCTCTCTCTTTTGTTGGATGGGTTCCTCGATCTGTACCACTTTAGTGGAG ATTGGTGAGCTTGGGAGACTTTCAGCATCAATGAAAAAGCTGGAGAAGGAACTCAAGAGTAGCGAAAAATACAAG AACGAGCAATACCGGAGTAAGCTTCAGAAGTCAAATGAGAGGTCCCTAGCCCTGATTAAAGCAGGCATTGACATAGTAGTTGCTGTTGGATTACTCCAATTGGCACCTAAGAAGGTCACTCCTCGTGTAACAGGAGCCTTTGGATTTGTTAGCTCCTTGATATCATGTTATCAG TTGCTTCCAGCACCGCCAAAGGCCAAGACGCCGTGA